One window of the Salminus brasiliensis chromosome 1, fSalBra1.hap2, whole genome shotgun sequence genome contains the following:
- the acot20 gene encoding acyl-coenzyme A thioesterase 5 has translation MALLLRRFSKVMQRNALIKTYSDSGVRLRILPSTSCSYEDPVQIKVSGLTPRQHVEMRSHLKDDKGVVFKAAATYQADGSGEVDLSRHSSLVGSYTGVEPMGLFWSMKPDVPHSKVVKRDGSTPLHVHIEACSGGETLAKETNERHFASHGVRRVPVSDGRIRGTLFIPPGEGPFPGIIDLYTLGGILCEPRAALLASNGFVTLALALYGYQDMPKKIEKLELEYFEEALTFLQKLPQVKKTGVGIVSISKSGELALSMASLLPNVKATAWINGNIANVIFPLHYKDIVFPPLTVSMERITVTPSGVLDIRDALEDPMLKENHASVMPIERASCNFLFVVSEDDRNWNSAYYAEQASNILKAHGKTNYEVVSYPKAGHFLEVPYMPHYPSGIHAAVGQAVAFGGEPKAHADAQVDAWRRVLEFFKKHLDCDNGPFKSLLEPKRQLKDE, from the exons ATGGCGTTGCTCCTGCGTCGCTTCAGCAAAGTCATGCAGAGAAATGCGCTTATTAAGACCTATTCCGACTCCGGAGTGCGTCTGCGCATTTTACCGAGCACCAGCTGCTCCTATGAGGATCCTGTTCAGATCAAAGTGAGCGGACTGACCCCCCGGCAGCATGTGGAGATGCGCTCACACCTTAAGGACGATAAAGGGGTTGTTTTCAAAGCTGCAGCCACGTACCAGGCGGACGGGAGCGGGGAAGTTGACCTGAGCCGTCACTCCTCTTTGGTGGGCAGCTACACGGGCGTTGAACCCATGGGTTTGTTCTGGTCAATGAAACCAGATGTGCCGCACAGTAAAGTGGTGAAGAGGGACGGATCGACCCCCCTGCACGTCCACATAGAGGCTTGCAGTGGGGGGGAGACCCTCGCTAAGGAGACCAATGAAAGGCACTTTGCCAGCCATGGTGTGAGAAGAGTTCCTGTAAGCGATGGCAGAATACGGGGGACCCTCTTCATACCGCCTG GAGAAGGCCCATTCCCTGGAATTATAGATCTGTACACTCTGGGAGGCATTCTGTGTGAGCCGCGAGCAGCTCTGCTGGCGAGTAATGGATTTGTGACGTTGGCCCTGGCTCTCTACGGCTACCAGGACATGcccaaaaaaatagaaaaacttGAACTGGAGTACTTTGAAGAAGCATTAACATTCCTGCAGAAGCTACCTCAG GTGAAAAAAACTGGAGTGGGCATAGTGTCAATCTCAAAGAGTGGAGAACTTGCCCTGTCAATGGCTTCGCTCCTGCCCAACGTGAAAGCTACTGCCTGGATCAACGGCAACATTGCCAATGTCATTTTTCCTCTCCACTACAAAGACATTGTCTTCCCACCTCTCACAGTAAGTATGGAGAGAATAACCGTTACACCTTCAGGTGTCTTGGACATTAGAGATGCCCTTGAAGATCCCATGCTAAAGGAGAACCATGCCAGTGTTATGCCCATAGAGCGCGCCAGCTGCAATttcctgtttgttgtgtcagAAGATGACAGGAACTGGAACAGTGCCTATTATGCAGAACAGGCTTCCAACATACTCAAGGCGCACGGAAAGACAAACTACGAAGTGGTGAGCTACCCAAAAGCAGGGCACTTTCTGGAAGTCCCTTACATGCCCCACTACCCGTCTGGAATCCACGCTGCAGTGGGTCAAGCGGTTGCTTTCGGAGGAGAACCCAAAGCCCATGCTGACGCACAGGTTGATGCGTGGAGAAGAGTGCTGGAGTTTTTCAAAAAGCACCTGGATTGTGATAATGGCCCTTTTAAATCTTTGCTTGAACCAAAGAGGCAGCTGAAGGATGAATAA
- the susd6 gene encoding sushi domain-containing protein 6 isoform X4, translating into MCDGMLACETPIWSTRSYAPLAVALQLFLFLSSLPAGQASGCSRPSTVQHGRGNLTETNHNSLPIGTVLQYSCDSGYTLSGEGIITCISPGHWSSSPPHCSKSDVCRPPSEPENGGYVCHPTHCPKLTEGTVIEYFCDEGYTLKGYRYHTCRNGDWDSATPIICHLGQGKEERSPLGMPALSIVASTASSVALILLLVVLFVLLQPKLKSFHHSRREQGVSGQPASIVVEGVQVSLPSYEEAVYGSAGAAAPAPESRVQIVLSEGPQPEASAAALDQSRAEYSLPSTSSSSTRSRCAETVLVHQVPSSSSSSSPSSWAAEQPGAGAAAARRSSSESSDQHSLLSLTSTEDYGDDIPLLKEA; encoded by the exons ATGTGCGATGGGATGTTGGCGTGTGAGACGCCAATTTGGAGCACCCGCTCATACGCTCCGCTTGCTGTGGCCCTGCAGCTGTTCCTCTTCCTAAGCTCGCTCCCCGCAGGCCAAGCGTCAG GTTGCTCCAGACCCTCGACTGTGCAGCATGGCCGTGGAAATCTTACAGAGACCAACCATAACTCCCTACCCATCGGCACAGTGCTGCAGTACAGCTGTGATTCAGGATACACCCTGAGTGGTGAGGGCATCATCACATGCATCTCTCCAGGTCACTGGTCTTCCAGCCCCCCGCACTGCTCCAAAAGTGATG TTTGTCGTCCACCTAGTGAACCAGAGAATGGGGGCTATGTGTGCCACCCTACGCACTGCCCTAAACTCACCGAAGGCACAGTGATTGAGTACTTCTGTGACGAGGGCTACACTCTGAAAGGCTACAGGTACCACACCTGCAGGAACGGAGACTGGGACTCTGCCACACCCATCATCTGTCACTTGGGACAAG GTAAAGAGGAGCGCTCTCCCCTGGGCATGCCTGCTCTCTCGATCGTGGCCTCCACCGCCAGCTCCGTAGCCCTCATCCTCCTGCTGGTGGTCCTCTTTGTTCTGTTGCAACCCAAACTCAAGTCCTTCCATCACAGCAG ACGTGAGCAGGGTGTGTCTGGTCAGCCTGCTTCCATTGTGGTGGAAGGTGTGCAGGTCTCTCTGCCCTCCTATGAGGAGGCGGTGTATGGCAGCGCTGGAGCTGCTGCACCAGCCCCAGAGTCCCGTGTGCAGATTGTGCTCTCAGAGGGTCCACAGCCGGAGGCTTCTGCTGCAGCACTGGATCAGTCCCGGGCCGAGTACAGTCTGCCGTCCACGTCCTCCTCTTCCACACGCTCCCGCTGCGCTGAGACTGTGCTTGTTCACCAGgttccctcctcctcttcctcctcttcccctTCATCCTGGGCCGCTGAGCAGCCTGGGGCCGGGGCTGCTGCAGCCCGCAGGTCGAGCAGCGAAAGCAGCGACCAGCACAGCCTGCTCTCCCTCACATCCACCGAAGACTATGGAGATG ATATTCCATTGCTGAAGGAGGCCTGA
- the susd6 gene encoding sushi domain-containing protein 6 isoform X2, with protein sequence MCDGMLACETPIWSTRSYAPLAVALQLFLFLSSLPAGQASGCSRPSTVQHGRGNLTETNHNSLPIGTVLQYSCDSGYTLSGEGIITCISPGHWSSSPPHCSKSDGELVCRPPSEPENGGYVCHPTHCPKLTEGTVIEYFCDEGYTLKGYRYHTCRNGDWDSATPIICHLGQGKEERSPLGMPALSIVASTASSVALILLLVVLFVLLQPKLKSFHHSRREQGVSGQPASIVVEGVQVSLPSYEEAVYGSAGAAAPAPESRVQIVLSEGPQPEASAAALDQSRAEYSLPSTSSSSTRSRCAETVLVHQVPSSSSSSSPSSWAAEQPGAGAAAARRSSSESSDQHSLLSLTSTEDYGDDIPLLKEA encoded by the exons ATGTGCGATGGGATGTTGGCGTGTGAGACGCCAATTTGGAGCACCCGCTCATACGCTCCGCTTGCTGTGGCCCTGCAGCTGTTCCTCTTCCTAAGCTCGCTCCCCGCAGGCCAAGCGTCAG GTTGCTCCAGACCCTCGACTGTGCAGCATGGCCGTGGAAATCTTACAGAGACCAACCATAACTCCCTACCCATCGGCACAGTGCTGCAGTACAGCTGTGATTCAGGATACACCCTGAGTGGTGAGGGCATCATCACATGCATCTCTCCAGGTCACTGGTCTTCCAGCCCCCCGCACTGCTCCAAAAGTGATGGTGAGTTAG TTTGTCGTCCACCTAGTGAACCAGAGAATGGGGGCTATGTGTGCCACCCTACGCACTGCCCTAAACTCACCGAAGGCACAGTGATTGAGTACTTCTGTGACGAGGGCTACACTCTGAAAGGCTACAGGTACCACACCTGCAGGAACGGAGACTGGGACTCTGCCACACCCATCATCTGTCACTTGGGACAAG GTAAAGAGGAGCGCTCTCCCCTGGGCATGCCTGCTCTCTCGATCGTGGCCTCCACCGCCAGCTCCGTAGCCCTCATCCTCCTGCTGGTGGTCCTCTTTGTTCTGTTGCAACCCAAACTCAAGTCCTTCCATCACAGCAG ACGTGAGCAGGGTGTGTCTGGTCAGCCTGCTTCCATTGTGGTGGAAGGTGTGCAGGTCTCTCTGCCCTCCTATGAGGAGGCGGTGTATGGCAGCGCTGGAGCTGCTGCACCAGCCCCAGAGTCCCGTGTGCAGATTGTGCTCTCAGAGGGTCCACAGCCGGAGGCTTCTGCTGCAGCACTGGATCAGTCCCGGGCCGAGTACAGTCTGCCGTCCACGTCCTCCTCTTCCACACGCTCCCGCTGCGCTGAGACTGTGCTTGTTCACCAGgttccctcctcctcttcctcctcttcccctTCATCCTGGGCCGCTGAGCAGCCTGGGGCCGGGGCTGCTGCAGCCCGCAGGTCGAGCAGCGAAAGCAGCGACCAGCACAGCCTGCTCTCCCTCACATCCACCGAAGACTATGGAGATG ATATTCCATTGCTGAAGGAGGCCTGA
- the susd6 gene encoding sushi domain-containing protein 6 isoform X1, translating into MCDGMLACETPIWSTRSYAPLAVALQLFLFLSSLPAGQASAGCSRPSTVQHGRGNLTETNHNSLPIGTVLQYSCDSGYTLSGEGIITCISPGHWSSSPPHCSKSDGELVCRPPSEPENGGYVCHPTHCPKLTEGTVIEYFCDEGYTLKGYRYHTCRNGDWDSATPIICHLGQGKEERSPLGMPALSIVASTASSVALILLLVVLFVLLQPKLKSFHHSRREQGVSGQPASIVVEGVQVSLPSYEEAVYGSAGAAAPAPESRVQIVLSEGPQPEASAAALDQSRAEYSLPSTSSSSTRSRCAETVLVHQVPSSSSSSSPSSWAAEQPGAGAAAARRSSSESSDQHSLLSLTSTEDYGDDIPLLKEA; encoded by the exons ATGTGCGATGGGATGTTGGCGTGTGAGACGCCAATTTGGAGCACCCGCTCATACGCTCCGCTTGCTGTGGCCCTGCAGCTGTTCCTCTTCCTAAGCTCGCTCCCCGCAGGCCAAGCGTCAG CAGGTTGCTCCAGACCCTCGACTGTGCAGCATGGCCGTGGAAATCTTACAGAGACCAACCATAACTCCCTACCCATCGGCACAGTGCTGCAGTACAGCTGTGATTCAGGATACACCCTGAGTGGTGAGGGCATCATCACATGCATCTCTCCAGGTCACTGGTCTTCCAGCCCCCCGCACTGCTCCAAAAGTGATGGTGAGTTAG TTTGTCGTCCACCTAGTGAACCAGAGAATGGGGGCTATGTGTGCCACCCTACGCACTGCCCTAAACTCACCGAAGGCACAGTGATTGAGTACTTCTGTGACGAGGGCTACACTCTGAAAGGCTACAGGTACCACACCTGCAGGAACGGAGACTGGGACTCTGCCACACCCATCATCTGTCACTTGGGACAAG GTAAAGAGGAGCGCTCTCCCCTGGGCATGCCTGCTCTCTCGATCGTGGCCTCCACCGCCAGCTCCGTAGCCCTCATCCTCCTGCTGGTGGTCCTCTTTGTTCTGTTGCAACCCAAACTCAAGTCCTTCCATCACAGCAG ACGTGAGCAGGGTGTGTCTGGTCAGCCTGCTTCCATTGTGGTGGAAGGTGTGCAGGTCTCTCTGCCCTCCTATGAGGAGGCGGTGTATGGCAGCGCTGGAGCTGCTGCACCAGCCCCAGAGTCCCGTGTGCAGATTGTGCTCTCAGAGGGTCCACAGCCGGAGGCTTCTGCTGCAGCACTGGATCAGTCCCGGGCCGAGTACAGTCTGCCGTCCACGTCCTCCTCTTCCACACGCTCCCGCTGCGCTGAGACTGTGCTTGTTCACCAGgttccctcctcctcttcctcctcttcccctTCATCCTGGGCCGCTGAGCAGCCTGGGGCCGGGGCTGCTGCAGCCCGCAGGTCGAGCAGCGAAAGCAGCGACCAGCACAGCCTGCTCTCCCTCACATCCACCGAAGACTATGGAGATG ATATTCCATTGCTGAAGGAGGCCTGA
- the susd6 gene encoding sushi domain-containing protein 6 isoform X3 translates to MCDGMLACETPIWSTRSYAPLAVALQLFLFLSSLPAGQASAGCSRPSTVQHGRGNLTETNHNSLPIGTVLQYSCDSGYTLSGEGIITCISPGHWSSSPPHCSKSDVCRPPSEPENGGYVCHPTHCPKLTEGTVIEYFCDEGYTLKGYRYHTCRNGDWDSATPIICHLGQGKEERSPLGMPALSIVASTASSVALILLLVVLFVLLQPKLKSFHHSRREQGVSGQPASIVVEGVQVSLPSYEEAVYGSAGAAAPAPESRVQIVLSEGPQPEASAAALDQSRAEYSLPSTSSSSTRSRCAETVLVHQVPSSSSSSSPSSWAAEQPGAGAAAARRSSSESSDQHSLLSLTSTEDYGDDIPLLKEA, encoded by the exons ATGTGCGATGGGATGTTGGCGTGTGAGACGCCAATTTGGAGCACCCGCTCATACGCTCCGCTTGCTGTGGCCCTGCAGCTGTTCCTCTTCCTAAGCTCGCTCCCCGCAGGCCAAGCGTCAG CAGGTTGCTCCAGACCCTCGACTGTGCAGCATGGCCGTGGAAATCTTACAGAGACCAACCATAACTCCCTACCCATCGGCACAGTGCTGCAGTACAGCTGTGATTCAGGATACACCCTGAGTGGTGAGGGCATCATCACATGCATCTCTCCAGGTCACTGGTCTTCCAGCCCCCCGCACTGCTCCAAAAGTGATG TTTGTCGTCCACCTAGTGAACCAGAGAATGGGGGCTATGTGTGCCACCCTACGCACTGCCCTAAACTCACCGAAGGCACAGTGATTGAGTACTTCTGTGACGAGGGCTACACTCTGAAAGGCTACAGGTACCACACCTGCAGGAACGGAGACTGGGACTCTGCCACACCCATCATCTGTCACTTGGGACAAG GTAAAGAGGAGCGCTCTCCCCTGGGCATGCCTGCTCTCTCGATCGTGGCCTCCACCGCCAGCTCCGTAGCCCTCATCCTCCTGCTGGTGGTCCTCTTTGTTCTGTTGCAACCCAAACTCAAGTCCTTCCATCACAGCAG ACGTGAGCAGGGTGTGTCTGGTCAGCCTGCTTCCATTGTGGTGGAAGGTGTGCAGGTCTCTCTGCCCTCCTATGAGGAGGCGGTGTATGGCAGCGCTGGAGCTGCTGCACCAGCCCCAGAGTCCCGTGTGCAGATTGTGCTCTCAGAGGGTCCACAGCCGGAGGCTTCTGCTGCAGCACTGGATCAGTCCCGGGCCGAGTACAGTCTGCCGTCCACGTCCTCCTCTTCCACACGCTCCCGCTGCGCTGAGACTGTGCTTGTTCACCAGgttccctcctcctcttcctcctcttcccctTCATCCTGGGCCGCTGAGCAGCCTGGGGCCGGGGCTGCTGCAGCCCGCAGGTCGAGCAGCGAAAGCAGCGACCAGCACAGCCTGCTCTCCCTCACATCCACCGAAGACTATGGAGATG ATATTCCATTGCTGAAGGAGGCCTGA